The DNA window ATAATCTTCTGCTTCACAGTACACCAAATCTTCCCCTGCACCCTCAAAATATTCCTCTATATATTCCCTCAAACCCGACCCGGTTTCCACGACCCGATTCAACCCGGCTTCGGCAACCTTCAAATCGGTCTTTAACGACAAATCAACGTAGAGTTTGGGGTCAAAGTTTGACTTCCCAAATGTTTGGAGTGCTGTTTCTTGAACCCTTTCGAGGAAAGTGACTAAAGGGGTTGTTGGGATTGTTATGGGGTCCGAATCTGAACTGGGTGGGAATGAGAATTTCACGGCGACGGGGTTTTTCGTCGCCGGTGACGGTAAAGGTTGGGTTTTTGGGGTTTGGGAAATCGTGTGAGGATAAAGATTCGAACTtgacattgttttttttttttttttttttttttgagaaaatatggaAGAAGAGAAGAGATTGTTGGGGTTTTGTTTTGGAGATATTtggattaattatataatttaggaAAAATAATAACTGGCTTTATTAATAAAGACTCTAATTAAATAAAGACTTGGAAAAGGTCAAATTTGCAAAAGAAAGTAATTATAAGGCCTTAATAGCAATAATCTCATTATTCTCGCTCATGCATGCAAATAcgtacttttttattattgcaaaaaaaactttttttattaattttctttttataaagttagctgttttttttttctcttttaatttttttgccacttcaatttttttttgaaatttttttatattattataaattaacagtaatttacaataatagagaaaatagaataaaaaatttctaTCTTCCATAATAATTAGACAATGAATATTTTTTGTAATCAAAATAGGAAAGTCAATATTCCATAATAATCTTTTCTTAACTAAGTCATatgtattattaaattttatacatTAATTAGATTAATGACACGATCCAAAAGTCACCAAATTGTGTTCACATGATTATTGATTAtagttaaaaataatatgacaaatttattaatattgataGAATtcgaataaaagaaaaaggtaaCCTATGACTATTGACTATGGCTATACCTACCATTcatggtgattttttttttctttttgtaagcAATACATTTATGGCTTATTTATACTACAAGTCCCTAAGTTATATAGGTTTTAGCAGGTTGGTTCTCAAATTTTACTTTTTGACAAATTAATCACCAAACTATATAAATTTTGGCAAAATGATgctcaaactttattttttaacaaattagACCCTAAACTTTTGTTTTCTTGGAAAACTAATGTCATCACTCTTAAATTatggtattttatttatttagttttgttataattttaaatatttttatattgatatacgtgatcaaattaaaaaaatatatttttttttatttatatgtattttttttaaatatgccaaaataagaagaaaaaaataaatcaaggcattttctttaaacatgccgaaataagatttttttttatttatatgtacaataaataaataaaatatataaaaataattattttatcaaagtattaatttttttttttaaaaaaaaatatgaaattatttgaatttgacACAAGTTGAAGAGAGTGCAAATACATTTCTAttagggttaatttcacaaatgcacaaaaacaacaaaaatacggtttcacagaattttaaacatttttacgatttttttgattttatttacataaaatacgatctttttatgttaaaattttgttcatttgttgttaattttttgttatatgtatgttattttttgttgttattttcatgttacttttatgttgttttcttgttgattttatgttgttttcgtgttattttttgaaaaccgtaaaaatgtaaaaaaaatattctttgaaagtaaaaatataaatattttacaaaaaatggtgtcttatataattattcctTTCTATTATTTGTTACACCAtatactattaaaaaaatattatttgttacaatattattttgataaattaggcaatgtgtaaataataataatataataataatcctAACTAAGCAATTGGGCAATCAATGCTTAGATCTTCAGGCCAACCAAACTCTTCCAACAATGCCAACACTACTCCATTTGACCACCCAAAACCAGTCtgcattcataaaaaataaaaaaagtcaatataacaacaaattaaataaatcattagtaatttgattaaatcataatctaattaaacaattaattaaagataAAATTAAGTTAAGAGTACCTGAGGCACATATTCACCACCACCTCCAAAAAATCCACATTTCTCCACATTGTATTTTTCATGCATTGTTTTTGTCTTCTTGAAAGTTACATAATTTGTTCTAAGCCAACTCACTGCAATTTCTCTTCCCATTGATCTTGCTTCTTTCAATCCAGATCTTGTTAAACCTTCAATAATCATATGTTGGATTGGAGCCCAACCATTTGGAAAATCCCTGTTTTTTTTGTCACAAGAATTTCCAACGAAGACCGAGAAAGTTGCATTTGTTAGAAATTCATATCAATTTTAATTCATCGATTTGGTTTTGATAAGAATTGTTACTAGGGTTGTTTAGTGATTGGAAGAAATCGAGAAATAACCTCTCACGTGCAAAATTATTGAAGAGTCTCTTTAAGATCGAAAAATATTAATGAACTCAATTACTACCTATTTTAGCTTCTAAAACCCTATTTATTAGTTTAAACCGAGTTAACAATTTTGATAATATATTCAATTCCATTCCTTCTTGGTTAAATTCCTATAACTCCAATAAACaaaatacacatatatttatatatataaccaaTATAGGAAATAGCATAGTACGAACCATTGTTGTCCTGAATTTGTAAGAGATGTAGCAATACCAGCAGAATGAACAAGACCTGATTTTTGAAGACTTCTCATGACTTTATCAACCACTACACCATCTTCAtgtaaataaatgaaaaaaattcagTATAAAATCAACTAATTTGAGTGTCTCTTGTGTTAAGTTGTTAACTAATCTTTTAAGGAAAAATTTCAACTTTATGTAGCAAATTGCAATCATTACATAGGTCCGGTCCTGAGCATAGACAGACTAGGCCTGTGTCTAGAGacgccaaaaaaaaaattcctctTAAAACTACACATTTCcttactaattttaaaaataccatatttctTTCTACATAAaggcttaaattttttttcctatGACCCACTAAAATTCAAAGTCGGCCCAAATCATGTTTTTCAATGAAGAATTGCTATTAAGATTTTAATCTATGAGTTCTTCCTTTTCTACTAATAAATTTTCCCTATGTTCAACCCACgagtcccaaaaaaaaaaaatcttttaaaaatatatatatttttttttactaattttgaaaatactACATTTCTTTCTAAATAAGagcctatttttttttctatggcccACTAAAATTCaaggggaaatttgattttctatgcttagaaaatcaaaaaatttgatttataaactaataattaaaaccctaaaaaaactataccttttttttcaaaaccccaaaaatacccccaaactaaaactatctctctttctctctctatctagccggtcccaataatcccacaccccaggtccgatggtcggaccatggggtccgatggggtccgaccaatcggacccatcggaccccaaggtccgaccatcgcacctctctcttcccctctctctcaaatcgcagaaaaaaaaaaaaaaaaaaaaattaaagtcgGTCGGACCTTctgtccgatgggtccgaccatcggacccatcggacccgaaggtccgaccatctgaccctttcttcctctctctccaaaatcgcgagaaaaaaaaaaaaaaaaaaaaattcaaaggtcgatggtcggaccttgggggtccgatgggtccgaccatcggacccccaaggtccgaccatcggacctttgtcttcttccctctctcaaatcgcaggaaaaaaaaaaaaagtttcaaaaactggggttgctctttcgggttggggttggggtcggaggggttggggtcgtggtcgacgggggtgagggtggtgatcggcgttggggttgacgtgggtgggtgagggtggttcgggtgagggtgggcggttggggtgagatagagggagagagagatgatgcagagagagagaatattgtgaggggggtatttttggggttttgaaaaaaaaggaatagtttttttagggttttaattattagtttataaatcaaattttttgattttctaagcatagaaaatcaaatttcccaattcAAGACCGGCCTAGATCAtgtttttcaataaataattgCTAGTAAGATTTTAATCTATGAGTTCTTCTTTTTCTACTAATAATTTTCAAGAAATTATATTGTATACccactttttattttctattttaatttttatcttttttttattactctTTAATTTATACTCAATGTTATAGGTAAGGTCTGTATCTCTAATATGTGCATTAGAGACTCTAATTTTAATTAGCTACGTGAGGTTatatttatcatttaaaattattttaaagttatatttaattaatatataataaataaggtAGTTCTCAACTTATCCCGATAATTTTTTCTTATGTTCACACTCTTCTACCACAACTTTGAGTTTGAAAAATCAGCTCAAATAACATAAGTCAGATGAGGAACAAACCTGAGTGAAATGATTCAATCCATAAAGGAATGAAATTTGAAGCAAACACTTTCTGATTCTGGTTCCTAGCTTCCCATGTTTCATTTATCTAAGTGTCAAAAGAGAAATTTAAGTAAAACCGAAAGTTACCAAGCCTTAACCCCATGATAGATTGAAGTAAAATAATACCATGCAATTGCTATTATTGCTGAGCCAGTAATCATGCCATTGCCCTGTCTTTTCGTTCCAAAACACAGATTCTATTGCCTTCTTTCTAACTCGAGAAGCTTTCGAGAATCGCTTAGAGATTGTGTAATCTCCTGTAACATTTGCCAAGAAGGAAATATCGAGTTCCATCTAAATCGAAAAGTAAAACACATCTTTGTCACATGCTAAtcgaaaaaaggaaaaaaaacaaaaagaaaagtgATCTTCGAGGATTCTTCCTCGAAGATAAGAAATAATACCCCGAGTATGAATGCATTTAAATCAACTGGTAAGATTGATGTTGTAGCCAATGTTGTAAAATCGACATGGTGCCTGTATAGGAATCTTGTCAACTCATTCTATAAACAATCACATAATTAAGATTAGTTTTCACCTCATCCATCTCGTACTAAAATCCCATCCAGACTCAGCAGTTGATGCGACCTCGCGGTAAAACTTTTGTTTCTTAGTAAGAGATGAGATATTTGAAGCAAGTTCTTTGTCCTAATTAAGAAGCAAAATATAATTGATAACTAAATTGTTATGATTATCAGCTAAAAATAGTAATGTGAAATGAAATGACTTACAAGGGTGGAAGATTCAGGCCTGGGCTTATTCCACATTGCATAATATCGAGTTAAAGTATGATTATGAGCTTGATCACCATCATTAATGGACACTTTATGTATtcctaaaacaacaaaacatagGACTTAATAGAGTTAATACCCAACTGAAACTGAATAcacatatattatgtatatattagaATAAATTGGTATTTCGATCCTGAACTTTGTCACTAATAAGATTGTGCCCTCCAAAATATTAGCTGCGTTAAAAATTCCTTTTCAATCATATTTTGCTTCCCGAACTTTTACCACTGCCAAATCTATTTGTTTTAATAAAAAGGGTAGTGAAGATTCAGGAGACAAAATATGTTGTTGTAAAGGataaaattactaactatttaACGAAAGTCCTATATTATAATAGTTCAGAGGGAATATTTACCATCAATAATAGTTTGGTACATGATCTTTTCAggtataaaatacatatttatttattatattatatatatatatagtacctGAAGTCCAGAACTTATGTTCTTTGATTAGTGCAGGGAGAGAGTTTTTAGCAAATTCTAAATCTCCAGTCCTCTTGTATATTTCAGTAACCATTGCACTAAGGAGAGGAGGCTGACTACATTGAACAAAAATTCAAACTTTTTCAGaccccaaaagaaaaaaatatgtattactCATAAAAATAAAGGATTAtttaagtgtatatatatatatatataccttctATTAATGTAATATGTTCTGGCACCATTAAGAACATGACCATATTGTTGaagaagtgaaatgagattATTCACAATTGCTTTTGCTGTATCATACATTTTACTTGCTACTAATCCCCTGTGTATAacaaaaaattgtttaattatatataattcttCTTATTCCAAATTATAAATTGATTCCTCATatccaattttgaaaaaaaaaatgattaatgttAAACACTATGAGATGTTGTAGAGAGAAAGAGTCCTAaagcaataattttttttctttttcatgaaaCAGTGAAACCTATATTAAGAGTAGGTTCTCTTCTACATAAATAGTTAAAAAAGATCCCATTTTTAATCTATTATGAGCTTGTTTAAGTGCTTCCAACAAATGTAAAAGAGCCATGCTTTCATAATATTTACtccataaagaaaaaaaaaaagtaatcttTTTACACACAAATACTAGAAATAGAAAGTCACTATTTTTAGTgttatttgttaaaaagaaaTATGAAAGTGTGAACTTTTCCAAAATAACTAATAAGAATCCTAATaattaactaacttaacaaAGAAGAAAGTAAACTTTTTTACACACCAATCCAAGAAAAGTCACAATTTTTAGTGTCATTTATATCAAAGTGTGAATTTTcatgaaataaaaaagaatgaaaCTAACCTGATTACCCAATAAGAATCCCAATAATAGACCTCTCTAAACCTTGACCCAGGAATGATTACAGGTTTAGGAAGAGGAATCAAAGTATGCAACTGAGGCTGTTTCCTCACCTCATCAGAAACTTCTCTACTCAAATTCTTCCAAAGGGAATGAATTTTCAATGCCCAACTCCTAACTTCTCCATTCTTCACCTTTGGAAGAAACCCCTTTGGCTCAGACACAAAATCCTCTGGTTTACTACCCACCAAATCCTCCCCTGCACCCTCAAAATAACTCTCTATATACTCACTCAAATCCTTAACAGAAACTGACCCATTTGAGTATTTCACAAGCTTATCAAAACCCTTTTGGGAATAAGACAATTTGTACTTTAGGGATAAATCCACATAGAGCTTTGGGTCAAATTTGGGGTTTTTGAAAGTGAGGAATGCTGTTTCTTGGAGGGTTTGAAGAAAGTTGAGTAAAGGGGTTGTGGGGTTTACATGTCCGGAATTGGAAATGCATATTGGTGATGATGATTGTGAGAGAGCCAAGATGAGAGTTGGTAGTAGTAAATAAATGAAAAGGAATGGGAATGGAATGGTGATTTCCATTGTTGGAAAGGAAAGGGATTAGGAAGAGGAATGAAGGGTTGAGGGGACATAAaagaatagaaaagaacatgaatgaatgaatgaatggTGACAAAATGCAAAGCCGGCCATGTTGATGGGAATCAAATGGtttttgacattttttttatggtatttggaCATTTTTGCCGGTCACCATGCAAAGTCATGATTAAGTAAAACTTAGACAAGTGTTGTGTTGGTACTTTGTATTTCTCATTTGAGTATTGTGTGTCGTGTgcattttcatttaataaatattatgagaattttgttatttattgaaatttGTAGTTTGAAGAAGTTTTTAGTTcaattgtaaatatttataaaattttaaataatttataatgaaaaaaatatttatttatcacgtgtataagaaaaaataagtaTGCatgtaacaaaatatttaaattttaatttccatattataaattatttgatttttttaaaataatttacaagtgattttaaataactacaatcgtgaaaataaattaattaaaatacactTAAAGTCAAATATATGTGATTGAGTTATTctcattgaaatgagtttttagaatttttgtaataatttaaataatttatttgctactttactttgttagagaataacataataaataagcTTTTTTGTTTTGTGgtacttttattttaattacaattttataaattatgtaattttaataatgacaatcaactaaaataataaccTACAATTTAATTAGAACATTTCTTTATTTGGAAACAcgataagaattaaaattaaaaaaattacttaactaaaataaaatcagATGGAAAAGATTACAACGTCATAATTAATCTTAAGAATACCTATATTTTATTACATCTACCGTTCAGAAGATACAATAGTAGAAACTGTTACAGCATGTTCATTCAACCTCGCATTCAACTATTGTGTAAGGTACGTAACTGCACTACTGACAACCTCTTCAGTCGCAGCGAACTTGTTATTACCAACCATTAACAATGGTTTTATGACGAGTCAtcgaaaaataaagaagaatcaacaaacaaaacaaaatgaaaTCATGCCACAAAGACAAGATTAAACACTCCAAACTATGTCATAGAGATAAGACTAGAATACTAAAATCATATCAAAATAACAAGACTAATTACAATAGCAAAAATTAAATTGTAGTAGCAAAACATAATCCCAATAAAGCCGCACCTAAGCTCAAGGAATGTTAGCGGGCctgaagagaaaaaagaaaacctccaaattctaataataaaaattaaagaacgagaaactttaattttttttctcttttaatagCTTTTATTAGTTGTTAATTGTTCTTTGTATTCTAGGCAGCTCATTTGGAGCATTTAAAGAGAGGGACACAAGTATTATTGGAACACCTTTCTATCTCATATAATATGTTTGTTTTATTAGTAACTTTAGATCTTATTAGCTGTCTAGAATCTCTTGTTCTTAATTTGTTGCATTTAGCTTCAACTATACACAAATAACACACATGATTATGACATAGAATAATAAGGAAAATACAAATACACATGATTAGGATGTTAAACTTAGATCTTGAACATTTGTATCTTAATTAATACAGGATTTGCATTAATGATTTTAATCAAGAAGGACATGGTTTCCTTTATGAAATGttacattatttttattttgttttattttattttatttactgtAAAAGTAATAGAGAGAAGTGTTTTCACATCTTAAACCAAAATGGTTGGGGAGAGAaaaaattttgttttcttttttggtaCTCTCGAGAACAGATCCAGTGAAGAGTCTGGAGACAGGATAAGGCTTGTAGCTCAAAGAATTAGAGTACATGACTACAAACTACGATGTCGGGGGTTTGAATTCCTCCTCGCCCATGCCCACAACTGGCCAACAAGGGAATAAATCACAAGAAATATATTAACAATTTGTAACAATTGTGAAGCAAAATTTTATTCAATCTTGAAAATTTATGTTTTTACAAGTTTATTTGGTAGAGTAAACAATTGTACATGTGATCATCATATGAGcttctttttaaataaaatataacaacaacaaagtatattattaattCTTGTCAGCTTTTGTTAACCAATAAAAACTCGACACATGAGCTCGGGATAGTTTTTTTACCTTGAAAAGCAATTTTTATAATTGATATTTACtcccaaaaaaatcataaataacaatttttccatttaaaaaaaaatattattgttaaacaaaggaaataaattttcaaaaacaaaacttTAGGGAGAGTGAAATTTGAttcaaaagaaaacaaaatacacaaTGCAACAAAAAACCAAATAAACATTTTGAGTAGAGTGATAGAAAATAGAGATAGGaaaccaacaaaaaaaatatgcaaaaatatttacaactgTGTGCTACATTGCATTGAGATGACATACCAATCAACCATCATGCTATTCATACAAAATCCAAATCTAAATAAGTACAAACACACCGACTTGTTTTTCCCGAAAAAGATTGGCGTAAGAATGTACATTTTTCGCACAAGAATGATCCAACGAAAGAAAATCTATTCGTAGCGAGATAAGAAATTTTCCATCTAAATAGGACATTGAGTGAAGAtcgaaataattatttttgtcttCCATCCAATTATTAAATAAGGCAAAAATTAGTAACTAATAAGTCGTCGTGATTATGCAATTCATGCTAATAAAAagtatcttcttcttcttctttgaacCCTTTTTGCTAGCATTTGGAATTCAAGGTATGAGAGAAACAAAATTAGCAatgttctttctttctttgatttaaaAAAATGGAACTCTAGTATACATGTTACAAGTCTTAGGACAAGACTTTTCACGATCAAATTAAGTTCTATCTTTATTTATTGAGTAATTTATGGTgtaatatctaaatttaacttataaataattaaatttaatttttgatggTAATAATATCAATTGCAAAATAtactattaataaaaactaactaaaataaaaataaaaataaaatactaaaataacccttattaattatttaaaaaattttaacaaaatttaagttaaataattggaattatttactctaataataataataataaatgttaaAAGATATCAGTAGTGCCTAACATCTAATCGTatatgtcaatatcgctattgttctaattaaatatcgaattctatataatttaatgtaataatttttaaaatcgtAACCAATCACAAAAGGACTTCTCTAGAAGTaccaataatatttataataagctCCTCAGATATCTCTTCAGTTCCACACAAGCCAAAGAAAAAAGCTTCAGAAATTGGAACaagtaatataaatatatataaataaaataaaaataaaaatacaaaacatcATCAACGGAGCTCAAAACCCAATGAAAAAGTGAAAGAAAACGACGTCGTTTTTCAAAATCCACGTCAGTAAATATAAAAAACTCATTATAGCCTCTCAATTATTTATCTTAACGCATTGTGTTTGGccttttgtgttttattattataat is part of the Cannabis sativa cultivar Pink pepper isolate KNU-18-1 chromosome 5, ASM2916894v1, whole genome shotgun sequence genome and encodes:
- the LOC115715704 gene encoding trehalase; amino-acid sequence: MEITIPFPFLFIYLLLPTLILALSQSSSPICISNSGHVNPTTPLLNFLQTLQETAFLTFKNPKFDPKLYVDLSLKYKLSYSQKGFDKLVKYSNGSVSVKDLSEYIESYFEGAGEDLVGSKPEDFVSEPKGFLPKVKNGEVRSWALKIHSLWKNLSREVSDEVRKQPQLHTLIPLPKPVIIPGSRFREVYYWDSYWVIRGLVASKMYDTAKAIVNNLISLLQQYGHVLNGARTYYINRSQPPLLSAMVTEIYKRTGDLEFAKNSLPALIKEHKFWTSGIHKVSINDGDQAHNHTLTRYYAMWNKPRPESSTLDKELASNISSLTKKQKFYREVASTAESGWDFSTRWMRHHVDFTTLATTSILPVDLNAFILGMELDISFLANVTGDYTISKRFSKASRVRKKAIESVFWNEKTGQWHDYWLSNNSNCMINETWEARNQNQKVFASNFIPLWIESFHSDGVVVDKVMRSLQKSGLVHSAGIATSLTNSGQQWDFPNGWAPIQHMIIEGLTRSGLKEARSMGREIAVSWLRTNYVTFKKTKTMHEKYNVEKCGFFGGGGEYVPQTGFGWSNGVVLALLEEFGWPEDLSIDCPIA